GATGAGGAATTTGACCGAAACGGAAATAAACGCGAGATGCCGGAAATTAAAGGAATTGAGCCATTTCGAAAATATATAGGTGAAAATATGATAGCCTCAAATAGAATTAACAGGTTTCCGGCGTATCTTTTTGCGAAGATTAACAGCCAGAAACTTGAAGCGAGGAAGAAGGGAATTGATGTTATTGACCTTGGGATGGGGAACCCCGACCACCCGACACCCATGCCTGTTGTCCATTCTTTGATAAAAGCGGTCCAGGACACGAAAACACACCGCTACTCGGTGGCAAGGGGTATTTCTAATTTCAGGCGCGAGGCAAGCAGGTTTTATGAAAAGAAATTTAATGTTTCTATAGACCCTGATAAGGAAGTAGTCGCGCTGATTGGGACAAAGGAGGGCCTGGCACATCTTATGTTCGCGATTTTAAATGAAGGAGATGTAGCGGTTGTTCCAAACCCCACATATCCGATTCATATGTACAGCGTCATAATGGCAGGCGGGAACCTTATAAATGTCCCTCTTTTCCCCTTTGATGATTTTCTGAAACGTATATCTGATACAATACAAAGTACATGGCCCCAGCCGAAAGTTTTAATTTTGAATTTTCCGAATAATCCCACAACGCTAAGTGTCGACATAAGTTTTTTTGAAGAAGTTGTGGCATTGGCCAAAAAACATAATTTACTTGTGGTGCATGATATGGCTTACGCGGACATTGTTTTTGATGATTACAGGGCCCCGAGTATCCTTCAGGTAAAAGGCGCGAAGGACCTGGCAATAGAGTTTTATTCTTTTTCCAAATCTTTCAATATGCCGGGCTGGAGAGTGGGTTTCGCGGCAGGAAATGCTGAAATTGTCCATGCTTTGACTAAAATAAAAAGCTATCTTGATTACGGGATATTCACGCCAATCCAAATTGCGGGTATCAAAGCGCTTCAATGCCCTGATGAATGGGTAAAACAAAATGCGGACATTTATTCAAAGCGTGCCGATTTGATGGC
This genomic window from bacterium contains:
- a CDS encoding aminotransferase class I/II-fold pyridoxal phosphate-dependent enzyme → MIASNRINRFPAYLFAKINSQKLEARKKGIDVIDLGMGNPDHPTPMPVVHSLIKAVQDTKTHRYSVARGISNFRREASRFYEKKFNVSIDPDKEVVALIGTKEGLAHLMFAILNEGDVAVVPNPTYPIHMYSVIMAGGNLINVPLFPFDDFLKRISDTIQSTWPQPKVLILNFPNNPTTLSVDISFFEEVVALAKKHNLLVVHDMAYADIVFDDYRAPSILQVKGAKDLAIEFYSFSKSFNMPGWRVGFAAGNAEIVHALTKIKSYLDYGIFTPIQIAGIKALQCPDEWVKQNADIYSKRADLMAKEMNKMGWPVEKPRATMYLWPGIPEKFKKMGSMDFSMMLLEKANLVVSPGVGFGEYGEGFIRIALVENENRIRQALKNIKKLML